In Mercurialis annua linkage group LG6, ddMerAnnu1.2, whole genome shotgun sequence, the following are encoded in one genomic region:
- the LOC126686268 gene encoding glutaredoxin-C11, which yields MERVRDLASTRAAVIFTKSSCCMCHSIKSLFYELGASPAIHELDRDANGREMEWALRALGCNPIVPAVFIGGKYVGSAKDVLSLHLDGSLKQLLIEARAIWF from the coding sequence ATGGAGAGAGTGAGAGACTTAGCATCAACAAGGGCAGCTGTGATCTTTACAAAGAGTTCATGCTGCATGTGCCACAGCATCAAGTCACTATTTTACGAACTCGGTGCGAGTCCTGCGATTCATGAGCTCGATCGAGACGCAAATGGGAGAGAAATGGAGTGGGCTTTAAGAGCATTAGGATGTAATCCGATAGTTCCAGCTGTGTTCATAGGTGGAAAATATGTTGGCTCAGCTAAAGATGTGTTATCTCTGCATTTGGATGGTTCTTTGAAGCAACTACTGATAGAAGCTAGGGCAATTTGGTTTTAG
- the LOC126685990 gene encoding glutaredoxin-C13-like, with translation MEKVMGLALEKGVVIFSKSSCCMCYAVKILFQGIGVEPLVYELDHDPDGREMERALMRMGCAPPVPAVFIGGKLRGSTNEIMSLHLSGSLNQMIKPYQQHQNLS, from the coding sequence ATGGAAAAGGTGATGGGCCTTGCTCTAGAGAAGGGTGTGGTGATTTTCAGCAAGAGTTCATGTTGCATGTGCTACGCAGTTAAAATCCTATTCCAAGGAATTGGGGTGGAGCCTCTGGTGTACGAGCTTGACCACGACCCTGACGGCAGAGAAATGGAACGAGCTCTGATGAGGATGGGCTGTGCTCCACCGGTGCCGGCTGTTTTCATCGGAGGAAAGCTGAGGGGGTCTACTAATGAAATCATGTCACTTCACTTAAGTGGCAGCCTCAATCAAATGATCAAGCCTTATCAGCAGCATCagaatttgtcttaa